TGCGCGAAGGCCGTCGTGGAGAGCAGGGCGGCGAGGATGATTCTTTTCATGCTTCGCTCCAATATTGGTTTAGAGACTGGTGTGAACTCTGAACGTATCGTCCGTATCGAGATAGGCGAAGACGGGACTGCGCCTCTTGCGGTGGAGACTGTGATCACAGTCGTCTTAGCAGGATGCGCGAGGCGCATCACAGCGATATGCGTATACGGACGTTGTATTAAGCGACGGGAGCTACAGGCTATGCACCTTTGATAGGGGAGGGGCCAGTGTCAACAACAATACTGGCGAGCATTAGTCCGGGGAGGAAACGGAACGCGCGTGCTCGTCGCTATTAGATCTTGTTGGACGAAAGATGCCATGACTAAATTGATTTACCCATACGCGATAAGTCCTGTCAAGAGGGGACGATTGTCCGCTGTCAATCGTTGGAAGCAAATAGTCGGATGGCGGGCAAAGCCTCCTGAAGTTCCGACATTAATTCTTATCTGCACTACTCGGAGAGAGTGATACAACTTCACTCTTGGAACCTGCGCTGGAATGCGGCTCTTCTTTTTTTCAGCTGCGCGGCCCGCTCACGTGGACTGCACAAGACGATTCCGCTTGGAAGGTGCGCAGCAATGTCCGCACGCTTGACCAGGACGGAGTGGACTTCGGGATCTTCGTCCAATTGGTGCAGGCGCTGCCAGCGCAGCATGATGAACCCTTCCTCCAGGCCCGCCGTGTCTACCCAGTTTGCGATGCCAGGATCGAAGGCCGAGACCACGAGCGTGATCGTTCCATCGGTATTCTTGAAGGCCTGGTGATTGTTCAAGCTGCTTTGATGTTCCCAGTAAGCTGGCGATACACCCCAGACATTGGTGATCGGAAGAGTAGTGTAACCAGCGCCGCCGGGGTTAAGGGTTACCACTAACGCCTCGTCTTCCTGCAGGCGGAAGTGCCCTAGCGCATTGCGTTGTGTGACGAGGAAGCCTGCCTTGTCGCCGGGCTTGCCGGGTTGGGGCAGAACGTTCACGGGCACCTTGAAGACGGGCGCTTGAAGGTTTGCGATGACGTGGTCGAGCAGCGTGCGAAGTCTGGTGACAAAGGCATGTTCAAGAACATCGTCCGTTGGCTCAGCATCAGGGGGCGGCCCTGAGAGGCGTTTGACTTCCAGGTTGTCGGCGCCTTCTCTGCTCCAATCCGCTAGAGTATTGCGAATGAGCAGCGAGTCTCCGCCTTCGGTTAGCTGGATGTGGTTCGGTCTTCCATTGGCTGGTGAGCTGTCGAGGGTGATCGTATACGAGCCGTCGGGAGCAACCTGAAGCTGATCATGCGCGATATTCGCGAGGGTGCGCCAGCCATCGAGGTCGCTGAAGGAATAATTCGAATCGATGGGGCCTGGGGCGTGGCGCCTCCCGGTGATGACATAGCTGGAGCTGGCCTCTAAGGGCACAAGGAAGTACTGCGTGTCTGGATTATCGATGCCCCATCTTCCTCCGGGGACATCCGTGCCGAACCATGTGTGAGGAGGCATGGAGACTTGCACCACATGCGGACGCCTTGGGTCGCCGTCGATCGTTTCGAGCGCCACGAGAAACGCCAGTTCTTCGATGGAAGAGTGAGCCTGCTTCAAAGTAGAAGGAAGTAAATTAGGCCATCGTTCCTTCCACTTGGTCTCGAGCGATTGCAGCTCCTGCTGAAGATCAGGTCTGGCCAAGAGACGTATCGCGTGGCGCTCCAGCTTGGCCTGATCCTCGCCGGTTGGCGCGGCGGAGTGGCTCCACGCTCGTCGGCTCGCTTCATGTTGTCCGTACGCGGGGATAGCGCTCACGAGCGGGAGAGCCAGCCATAGAAAGAGCCAACGAGATGCACGAAGCAATAGACAGGGCTTCAAGAAGCCTCCTGGGGCAAGATGCATGCAAAACAATTGTGTGGGGGACGCTTTGGAGTGTCTAAGCTTGGGTCAGGTAACAACAACGCAGCCTGGCATCCGAGTGTCTTGAATGGCTACACCCGGGACGGCTCGCTGTGACGTTGAAGTGCGTAGATAGCATTGGCTCAATGCTAGTCGATTCGTACCGATGTTTATCAATCGATTGCTTCATAGCCAGGTTTGAGGGCTGTCTTTGCGCAAACTGAAAGCCGCCGCGCGCAGGTTTCATTAGGACGCGCGACTGTCCGTAGATGAACTAACCGGAACAGAAGCTCTGCTTGTGCTCCGGCTTCCATTTACAGGTTCGAATGGGCTTTCTGTAACGACTTCCATCAAGTCTGAAGACTCATCAAAAATGGTCAAGGTCATCTCTTCTTGAGCGATGAGAAAAAGTCTGTTCCCAGAGAAGGTGTTGACATATTTCGCTGGTCGCTCTACGCTTCGGTAAGCCACTCAAGTCTTCACAGGAATTCCCATGCTGTGTGCCGCCCTATCTACGTGTCTCTGTTGCTCGGCCTGTTGTCTGCGCCGCGCCGGAATATGTTGTGGGCACTGCCGCTGAATTCTCCTGATTGAGATAGCCGTCAGACAGCAGCCGCCCACCAGTCATCCTGGTGGTTTTTATTGGCAGCACCTCGTCGATGAGCAACGCTTCAGCCGCCACCGAATCCTCATAGTCTTGATATCCAGCCATATGGTGTCCCAGAGCAATTGATGATCCGCACGTACTGCCAGAACTGTTGTCCGACCTCCATCGCTTCAGCGCGACTATGCGCAATCTCGTCAAAATCTATCGCCGCATTGTGTTGACCCTCAGATCAACATTGCCGGCTCTAGAGCCCACGAGATCCATCTCGTGGGCTTTTTACTTTCCTGGAACAACGTGTGACTTAGGAGCCAATTATGACTCATCCATTATTTTTCAAGCGGCGGAGGCTTGCGCGGCTTTTGTTTGTCCTCACCCTTGTGATTGGAGCTCTTCGAGCAGACGCGCAGAATAGCGCCGCGATCTCGGGCTCCGTGCAGGACAGCCAGAAGGCGCAGGTTTCCGATGTAAGAGTGACGGTGACCCGCACCGAGACCGGGGACGTGCATGAGGCAAAGACCGACAACTCCGGATTTTTCTCCTTCCCGGTCCTTCTTCCCGGTCACTACGATGTGAAGGTCGAAAAGGACGGATTCAGTCCACAGGTCAAGTCTGGAATCGAAATCTTTACGGGGCAAACGACTCCGGTGAATTTTGTCGTCAAGCCAGGGCAGGTCGAAGAGCACATCGATGTGCAGACGGATGCTGCGATCCTGGATACAGCGACATCGTCGGTCACGGACACGATCGAGAACAAAACGATCACGAACTATCCGCTGGTGGATCGGCGCGCGACGCAGCTACAGCGGTTGAATGGCTTCGTTGTCGGCGGCGGTACTGGATCCGGCTCGTACTTCGCGGTCGCTGGCGGCCGGGGCAACAATGCAAACTACACGGTAGACGGCGGAACCACACAGAATCTATTGCAGGGCGTGCCGACTCAGATGTTCGACCTGCCCATCGACTCGCTGCAGGAGTTCAGCCTGAGCGTGAGCAACTACACGGCAGACCTGGGGCGTTCCGGCGGGGGAGTCATTCAGATGACAACAAAGTCGGGGACGAATAGTTATCACGGAAGTGGTTATATCTACTACCGCAGCCAGAACCTGCAGGCGATACCAGCATTCGCTCCCACCAATCCGTTAACCGGCAAGACGGTCAATGCTCCGCTGCAGTATAAGCTCTTTGGCGCAAGCATCGGCGGTCCTGTCAGAAAAGATAAGACCTTCTTCTTCTTCAGCTACGAAGGCAAGGTAGAGACGGTCAACAATGCGGTCAATATCAGCGTTCCGACCGCGGCAGAGCGTACCGGTGACTTTTCGGCGATCTCGACGCCGATCATCGATCCCAATACCGGCGTGCAGGCGATCAGCAACGGAGTCTTGAATGTGCTGCCTCAGTCGGAACTCGATCCTTATGGCGTAGCGCTGGCCTCGTACTATCCATTGCCCAATGTTCCGGGCGCTGCGATCAACAGCAATAACTACTACGCGAACGACCCAGAGCCAGAGCTGTACAACGACTACGTCGCGCGTATCGACCACACGTTCAACGGGAAGAATTCGGTCTATGGCCGTTTTCTCGCGCAGCCAGACCATGAGAATATCGCCGATGTCTTCCCGACGCCAGGGACGGACGTCTATGGCGTTTTGTCGCATAACTACTACTACAACCCGTCAGGAACCTATATACACACTTTCAATGTGTCGCTGTTGAACGAGGCTCGAGTCACCTTTACGCGTCGGCAGTCGCTCTCAATCAGCCATGGAGTGAACTCTGCAGCGGCGACGCAGCTTGCGCTGCCGGGAACGAACCCCACCTTCTTCCCTGGCGTGACGGTCAACGGGCTTGCGGCGATTGGCAATAACTCGCAGCAGCAGAGGCTGCAGACGCCAATCATCAGCAACGAATATACGGACAATCTCTCGTGGCAGCGGGGCAATCATCAGTTCAAGTTCGGCGTGGACTATCGCACCTCAGCCGACGGCGATCTTTACTCGCCCTCTGGCGGAGGCTTCTTCACCTTCACCAACACGGGTATCAGCACGAACACGGCAGCCGGAAGTCTCGCAAGTCTTCTTCTGGGCCGCGTAAATACGGCGAGCCGGCAGGAGACAGAGTACCTTCACTCCGATGCCTGGAGCATCGGGATTTACGCGCAGGACAACTGGCATGTGAATAGTCGGCTGACGTTGAACTATGGGCTGCGCTGGGACCTCGATTCGCCGCGTTATCTGAGCAACAATCGCCAGAACGGCTTCAACGCGACGGAGATCAATCCTGTGTCAAGCACGCCGGGCGTAATTACATTCGCGGGCATCAACGGCCAGAGCAAGTACGCGAACAACTTCGATGACGCCTTGTTTGGGCCGCGTTTCGGCTTCGCCTATACGCCGCGAGAGCACAGCGTGGTGCGTGGCGGCGCGGGCGTGCTGTATCCGGGCGAGTACGACCAGGCGACGCCGATTGTGCTGAACACGGGCTTTTCGAACGCGGTGACGATCTCCTCGCCCAACTCGGGCGCAGGAACACCGGCGTTTCTGTTGAAGGACAATGCGACAGCGGGGACAGGGCTGGCTGCATTCCCAACCACGGCGCAACTGACGCCAGGATACGGCGCAGTCCCGGTGGGTGGGAAGGCGTATATCGCGCCGCAGTTCATCGCGCCGCACCGGCTGACGGGATACTTCTACCAGGCGAACCTCGACGTACAGCATGACTTCGGCGGCAACCTGCTGGTGGACATTGGCTACCTGGGGACGTTCGGTCACCATCTGCCAAGTCCATCGGCCGAGGGAATCAATCAGATCACGCCCGCGAACCTTGCACTGCTGGCAGCGAATCCAGCGGCCTACAAAGCATCAGGCACGCAGGTTCTTCGGCCTTTTCCTCAGTTCAGCAATGTGCAGAATCTTTACCCGGACATTGGAGCGTCGAAGTACAACGGCGTGAACTTCGGTGTGCAGAAGAGATACAACAAGGGCTTCCAGTACCAGGTGAACTATACGTACTCGAAGTTTCTGGACAATCAGACCTCGCGCAGCGAACTTGCTGGATATCCAGGAACGAACACCTACACGGACTACTACAATCCGCAGGATCGCTGGGGCCTTTCGGGCAACGATGTGCGGAACCGCCTGATCGCGAATGGATTGCTGGAACTGCCGATTGGCAAAGGCAAGCTGGTGAATGTGAGCTCGCGCTGGCTCGATGAGACTGTCGGCGGATGGTCTGTAAGCGGGCTTGCGGAAATCCACTCGGGTACCGCGCTGAGCGTGATCGACGCTACGAACAACACGGGATCCTACTCCGATGGAGTTCGACCGAACCTGGCTGGCGATCCCAACAGCCTGGGGTCGTCGCGACCGCGGGCGCAGAAGATCGCCGAGTGGTTCAATACTTCGGCTTTCACCCAGAACGCGCAGTACACCTTCGGGAACGCTCCCCGTACCTTCGGTCGCGGTCCTGCTTTGGTCACCTCAGACTTTACGTTGTTGAAGCGGGTTGCGCTCCACGAGCAGCAAGGAGTCGAGTTCCGCCTTGAGGCGTTCAACGCGTTCAATCACGCCAACCTGGGCAATCCGAACACCACCTTCGGCAATGCCAACTTCGGCAAGATCAATACGCTGCAGGGCGGCACCACGCCATCGAGAACCCTTCAGTTGGCCGCTCACTACACCTTTTAACCAACCGCCGCAAGCACTTAACCTGATCTTCCCTTGAGGACGCAATGAACAATCGGTTCTTCTTCGGCGCGGCCACGGCGCTCACGCTCGCACTCGCCACTTCGATATCCCCGGCTCAAGCTGTTTCGGCAACTGGAATCGCACCACCACCGCCTGAAAACGTAGCGTCGTGGCCTGCAAATCCACAGGCTCCGAAGAACGTCCCGAATGTCGTCGTAATCCTCATCGACGATGTCGGCTTCAGCGCAACTTCGACCTTTGGCGGTGTGATCGAGACGCCAACCTATGACCACCTGGCCGCGAACGGACTTCGCTACAACGCGTTCCATGTGAACTCGCTCTGCTCGCCGACACGGGCTGCGTTGCTGAGTGGCCGCAACAATCATGAGGTGGGCTTCGGCACCGTGGCGGAGGCTGCTGCCGGGTATCCCGGATACGACGCACACTGGTCGAAGGATGCTGCTTCGCTGCCGGAGATCCTGAAGCTGAACGGATACAGCACGGCGGCCTTTGGCAAGTGGCACAACACCCCATTGTGGGAGGTAAGCCCAGCGGGGCCATTTGATCGTTGGCCTACGAACCGCGGGTTTGAGCACTTCTACGGATTCATCCAGGGTTATGACAATCAGTACTATCCACGCCTCTTCCGCGACACCGTAGCCGTAGAACCGCCGTCGACTCCGGCGCAAGGCTACAACCTCACGACAGACATGTCCGACGAAGCGATCAGATGGCTGCACGCTCATGATGCAGTCGCTCCGGACAAGCCGTTCTTTCTCTACTACGCACCCGGTGCCGTTCACACTCCGCTACAGGCACCCAAGGAGTGGATCGCGAAGTACAAGGGTAAGTTCGATGAAGGCTGGGACAAGGTGCGCGAAGAAACGTTTGCGCGGCAGAAGAAGCTGGGCGTGGTCCCGGCAAACGCGGAGCTGACGCCGCGCCCTGCGGGTCTGCCTGCGTGGGATTCGCTGTCGCCGGATGAGAAGAAGCTGCTCGCCCACCAGGCAGAGGTCTTCGCCGGATTTGCGGCACAGGCCGACTTCGAGGTTGGCCGCGTGCTCAAAGCCATCGATGAAGAGGGCAAGAGCGATAACACCATCGTCTTTGAGATCTTCGGAGACAACGGAGGCAGCGCCGAAGGTGGCCTGCACGGGACGGACCTGCTGGATAGCGCGGGTGGTAACGCCAGCATCCAGGACCGGCTTGCGGTAAGCGACGGGTTAGGTAGCGAGGTCTTCATGAATCACTACGCCGCAGCATGGGCGTGGGCGCTGGGAACGCCGTTCCAAGGCACCAAGCAGGATGCCTCGCACCTCGGCGGAACGCGCGACCCGCTGATCGTTTCGTGGCCCGCACACATCAAGAGCGTTGGCCAGCTTCGCAGCCAGTTCCAGCACGTGAACGACATCGCGCCAACGATCTATGACGTTGCCGGGATCAAGTTCCCGGAGAGCTATGAAGGAGTGAAGCAGATACCGCTTGAAGGTTCGAGCTTCGCCTACACCTTCGATCATCCTGACGAACCAAGTCACCACCACATCCAGTACTTCGCAACGAGCGGTAACCGCGCTATCTACAAGGATGGCTGGTGGGCGGGCAATCGGTACGCCTCCACCTGGGAGCCTAGAGGAGCGTTCAGCCTTGGGCCGCATAACGATATCGATCGTCATCCGTGGGAGCTTTACAACCTGAACGAGGACTATAGCCAGGCACACGATCTTGCGGTGAAGTATCCGGAGAAGCTGAAGGAACTCGAAGCGCTATTCAACGAAGAGGCGACACGCAACCATGCGTTTCCGCTTTTGCCGGAACTGAGACCGCAGCCCGCGCCTTCGCTCAACAAGACTGTCTTCGTCTATCGCAGTGGAGTGGAGCGGCTGCCGAATCCAGTAGCACCAAAGATCGTGGGGAGGGCGCATGAGATCACGGCTGATATCTTTCTTCCTGCAGGTGCGGGTGATGGAGTGATCTTCGCTCAAGGCTCACGTTACGGCGGGTTCACGCTCTTCATTAAGGACCGTCACGTCGTCTACGAGGTGAATGCTTACGGCAAGAGCTCCGGACGTATTGTCTCGACCGATGCTTTGCCGGATGGCCCTGCTCATATTGTGCTCGAGGTGCTCCCTGATCCGGCACCAGCCGGTGCGGGCGGGGTGACGATCCTTGGGCCGCGCGGCGTTCGCGCCGGAAAGGTCTCTCTCGCGGTGAACGGCAAGCAACAACAGGAGGTATTTGCGAACCTGCTGGGAGCCTCGGGGACGGAGACTCTTGATGTTGGTAGCGATCTTGGCTCTGCCGTGAGTAAGGACTACACAAGTCCGAATCGCTTCACGGGAACGATCGAGAAGGTCCAGCTCGAGTTGAAGTAATGCGCCCCGTTGAGGTGGGCAGAGTTGCGGACAGCCCTGAGTTTCGCGCTGTTCGCGACCTGTCCTGGGCAACGCGGATAAGGCAAGACGGATAATGGGATGGAAGCATTACCCTAATCACGATGACGAGAGGTGTCTATGTCCACGATTGCGCCAACGATTGCGCCCCGGCTCCGTCTGAGTGAGATCGCACCGGCGGTCATCCAGTCTGAGATTCGTGCGATGTCGGTGGAGTGTGATCGCATCGGAGGTATTAATCTTGCACAGGGCATCTGCGACACGGAGTTACCGGGCGTGGTGGCCGAGGGTGCGACGGATGCTATTCGCGACGGGTTCAATATCTACACGCGACTCGACGGCGTCCAGGTGCTCCGCGAAGCCATCGCCGCCAAGCTGCAAACCTATAACCATCTGACGGTCGATCCTCAGTCGGAAGTCCTTGTGACCAGCGGCGCAACTGGCGCGTTGTACGCGTCACTGCTTGCACTGCTCAATCCGGGTGACGAGGTCATCATCTTCGAGCCGTTCTATGGATATCACGTAAGTACGCTGATCTCGTTGCGGATGAAGCCGGTCATCGTTCCTCTTGCGGAGCCGGACTGGCAACTCGATCTGGATGCGTTGCGCGGCGCGATCACCTCGAATACCCGCGCCATCATCGTGAATACGCCGTCGAATCCGTCTGGCAAAGTCTTCGGGCGCGGCGAATTGGAAGCGATTGCGGCGCTGGCGATCGAACACGATCTCTTTGTGTTTACCGATGAGATCTATGAGTACTTCCTCTTTGAAGGCATCGATCATTTGTCGCTTGCCACGTTGCCGGGGATGAGGGAACGGACCATCACCATCTCCGGACTGTCGAAGACTTTCAGTATTACCGGCTGGCGCGTTGGCTATCTCGCGGCATCGTCACGATGGATATCAGCCATCGGCTACTTTCACGATCTAACGTATGTATGCAGCCCAGCACCGCTGCAGTTCGGCGCGGCGGCGGGCTTGCGTCAGTTAGCGGACAGCAGTTTTTATACCGATCTGGCGAGCAGCTATGAAGCGAAGCGCGACCAGTTGTGTGCGGCTCTTGAAGACGCAGGCTTGCAGCCTTACGTGCCGCAGGGCGCCTATTACGTGTTGGCGAATGCGGAACGGATTGCGGGCGCAAATTCCAGCGAACGGGCTCGAGCGCTGCTGCGAGCAACAGGAGTGGCGTCCGTTCCAGGATCGGCCTTCTTCCGGCCAGGTCTAGGGGATCACCTGCTGAGGTTCTGCTTCGGCAAGCGGCCAGCCGATCTTGACCTGGCCTGCGAAAGGTTGCGGGAGTTTTAGCAGAACGAGTAAGAACGGCTCTTTGCAGGGCGTCATGAAGACTGGAAGACGAGATCAGTGATGGTTGAAGAATCTTCAAAGGAAGAGAATGGTTGCTGTTGTGCACCGAGCGCTAAGGATGCTGCAGGGCAGACTGCGACGAAGCTGCAAAGTGCGGATGTCTCGTCCGTCTGCGAACCGCGCGACGAGACGCTGGCCCGCATGGTAGCGCTGCCGGGCGGCACATTCCTGATGGGCACAGAGAATACGGAAGGCTTTCCAACAGATGGCGAAGGACCGGTGCGAGCCGTGACGCTCGATCCGTTTCTGATTGATCGTCACTCAGTTACGAACGATCTCTTCGGTAAGTTTATTGCAGCGACTGGCTATAAGACGGAGGCCGAGCGATTCGGATGGTCGTTCGTGTTCTGGAGCCACATCCCGAAGATGCGATTCGCGCAGCTCGTGGAGGACACGGTCGCGGCGGCTCCGTGGTGGTGCCAGGTGCGGGGCGCGAGATGGGACGCACCCGAAGGCCCGGGATCGGATGTGCGAAAGCGCGGTGATTATCCGGTGGTGCACGTGAGCTGGAACGATGCACAGGCCTACTGCGCGTGGTCCGGACAGCGGCTGCCGACAGAAGCAGAGTGGGAGTACGCGGCGCGAGGCGGCCTGGAGCAGAAGCTGTATCCGTGGGGAGACAAGCTGCGGCCAGGCGGAGAACATCGCTGCAACATCTGGCAAGGGGAGTTTCCCAAGGAAGACACAGGCGATGATGGATACGCCGGGACGTGTCCCGTCGAAGCGTTTCCGGCAAATGGCTATGGGTTGTACTCGATTACGGGCAACGCGTGGGAGTGGTGCGCGGACTGGTTCGACGCGGAGTTTCATCGCACAGCGAGTCTGGTGAATCCGCAGGGTCCACCGCAGGGTGTTGCGCGGGTGATGAAGGGCGGGTCGTTTCTCTGTCACAAGTCGTACTGCAATCGGTATCGCGTCGGTGCGCGGACTGGGAATACGCCGGATAGCTCGACGGCGAACATCGGGTTTCGTTGCGCGCGATCAGTTCCGAAAGCAGGGGAGTAGTGAATGAGTTCTGAGTTCAATCGACGTGACTTATTATCTTTGGGGGGTGCGGGCCTTCTAAGTGGCGTTGCTGGTGCAGCTGGTGTCGAATCGCAGGTGACGCAGCAGCAGGTCACTTCGACCTTTGAAGGTGCTGCGATCGGCCGGCCGAAGAACCTTATCCTGTTTATGCCGGATGAGATGCGCGCCGATAGTCTCGCCTGTTACGGGAATCCAGTCACGAAGACTCCGAACCTGGACAAGCTTGCGCAGGAGGGTGCGCGCTTCGATCAGTGCCATGTGCAATATCCCGTGTGCGGAGCTTCGCGCTGTGCCATGTTGACGGGATGGCCGACAAGCGTCCGAGGCCATCGGAGTCAGTACTACTTTCTGCGACCGGAGGAGCCGAATCTCTTCCGGTATCTTCGGCAGGCTGGATATGACGTGTTCTGGTTCGGCAAGAACGATGCGCTGGCGGCACAGAGCTTCTATGAGAGCGTCACGGAGTGGAGCTCCGCAGGTGCGCAGGTAAATGCGGGTTCGACTGCGCCGAGGAACCTCACGCCGGGTTCTATTTCCATGCTTTACAGCCCTGGATCGAGCGATCGCAGAGAGACCGGCGACTACAGGCTATTGCAGAAGGCCATAGCGATATTGGAACGCACGCAGAAGGAGCGACCGTTCTGTATCTTTCTGCCGCTGTTTGAGCCGCACCCTCCTTATACGATTCCCGCCGATTTCTACAACATGTACTCGCCATCGTCGTTGCCGCCGCTGGCACCGCCAGGATTGAAGAAGAAGCCCGACTACTACGCGGGGATTCGAAAGAGATATGGTTTGGATAAGTTGGACGACCAGATATTCCGTAAGATCCGCGCGGTCTACTACGGGCAGGTCAGTTATAGCGACTGGCTGCTAGGTGAGCTGCTGGCCGCTTTGGACAAGACGGGCCACGCGAGCGACACGGCCCTGTTCGTGACCTCGGACCACGGCGACTACGCTGGCAACTATGGCTTAGTGGAGAAATGGCCCAGCGGGCTGGAGGATTGTCTAACCCGCGTGCCTATGATCGGCCGCGTCCCGGGAGCGAAGCAGGGCGTTGTGGGTACTGACATGGTCGAGATGTACGACGTGATGCAGACGTTTCTGTAACTCGCAGGCGCACGCGCGAACCACACCCACTTCTCTCGAAGCCTGTTGCCGCAGATGCACGGAGCAACCGGAGATAAGAATCGCGCGGCGTTCAGCGAAGGCGGCTACAACATCTATGAGCCGCAGTGCTTCGAGCCACTGGGTGCCGGTGGCGAGGTGTACGAGGGCAAGATTGGCCTGCAGATGGAACAACCTGTTCTGGTCTCGCGGAGTTCGATGATCCGCACTCAGACGCACAAGCTGATTGTCCGGCCACAGGGTCAGAGTGAGTTGTACGACTCCATTAACGATCCAGGCGAACTTAATAATGTCTACGATAAGCGGAGCTTTGCGACAGTGCAGTCGGAGCTGCAGGAAAAACTGCTGACGCACTACATCCAAACGACAGGTATTGCGCCCACAGATAAGGACGCCCGTGAAGCGCCGCCCTTCATCTCCACGAAGCAGAGTTTGGCCGCCGCGGGGTGGCAGGCGTCGGTGTTGGACGGGACAGCTTAGGACTATGAGTCGTAGAGAGCTTCGTGTGAAGAGCAGAGTGGCTGCGGTCGCGCTTGCCTCGCTGGGGGTAGATACTGACCTGGCCGGAGGCTCGCTCCATGCCGAAAACGATGGGGCAATAGTGGCCATAATCGCTTCGGTTGTCAGAAGCGATCGCATGGATAATTGCCTCTGCTCTGAAGGATTTGTGTCTCACGCGCTATGGGCCAGCAGGCCGCCTGTACCACCTCATCCGCACCCGGACCGTTCTATTCGCCGCGAAGCCCCATCCTGCGGGCGCTGTTTGTGACTCTGGTTACAGGCTTCGTGCTGTTTCACAGGGGCTTTTATTGCTTGTTCAAGAGCAAGTCTGCGGCTATATCGCTGCCCGCCGATGAAGCGAATGCTCGGCTTGCGCGCGACAGTATCCGGTAGCGACGATATAGCGAGCTGGCAACGCGTGATTGGCAGATTTGCTGGAAGGAGATGTACTTTTGAGGTTTTTGTTCCAGGATGCGAGGCACTCCCCTACGAAGGCCTGCCCTTGCGTGATTGTCTCTTGTCACGAGCCGAAGGCAGGATGCTGTTCCAGGGGACGGGAGAAGCAAGGATCATCGAAGTGTTCGTTGCGACATAGGGCATCATGGCATCGATTA
This Granulicella aggregans DNA region includes the following protein-coding sequences:
- a CDS encoding sulfatase/phosphatase domain-containing protein, coding for MHGATGDKNRAAFSEGGYNIYEPQCFEPLGAGGEVYEGKIGLQMEQPVLVSRSSMIRTQTHKLIVRPQGQSELYDSINDPGELNNVYDKRSFATVQSELQEKLLTHYIQTTGIAPTDKDAREAPPFISTKQSLAAAGWQASVLDGTA
- a CDS encoding sulfatase-like hydrolase/transferase, whose product is MSSEFNRRDLLSLGGAGLLSGVAGAAGVESQVTQQQVTSTFEGAAIGRPKNLILFMPDEMRADSLACYGNPVTKTPNLDKLAQEGARFDQCHVQYPVCGASRCAMLTGWPTSVRGHRSQYYFLRPEEPNLFRYLRQAGYDVFWFGKNDALAAQSFYESVTEWSSAGAQVNAGSTAPRNLTPGSISMLYSPGSSDRRETGDYRLLQKAIAILERTQKERPFCIFLPLFEPHPPYTIPADFYNMYSPSSLPPLAPPGLKKKPDYYAGIRKRYGLDKLDDQIFRKIRAVYYGQVSYSDWLLGELLAALDKTGHASDTALFVTSDHGDYAGNYGLVEKWPSGLEDCLTRVPMIGRVPGAKQGVVGTDMVEMYDVMQTFL